A DNA window from Micromonospora inyonensis contains the following coding sequences:
- a CDS encoding TIM barrel protein yields MTRLVRAAGSRVALLNSDAGDLAAGERGYGNDPRLTVRWRQRLREAVQLAVDVDCPLVNVLAGIQLPGFGVEEQHDCLVDNLRWAADVAGAAGRRLVVEPINDHDIPGYLLPRVADVLALIDRLGHDHVLLQLDTYHVSRT; encoded by the coding sequence GTGACCCGCCTGGTGCGGGCCGCCGGGTCACGGGTCGCCCTGCTCAACTCCGACGCCGGGGACCTCGCCGCCGGGGAGCGCGGGTACGGCAACGACCCCCGGCTGACCGTACGGTGGCGGCAGCGGCTGCGGGAGGCGGTGCAGCTCGCCGTCGACGTCGACTGCCCGCTGGTGAACGTGCTGGCCGGCATCCAGCTGCCGGGGTTCGGCGTGGAGGAGCAACACGACTGCCTGGTCGACAACCTGCGCTGGGCCGCCGACGTGGCCGGGGCGGCCGGCCGGCGGCTCGTCGTCGAACCGATCAACGACCACGACATCCCCGGCTACCTGCTGCCCCGGGTCGCCGACGTGCTCGCCCTGATCGACCGGCTGGGGCACGACCACGTGCTCCTCCAGCTGGACACCTACCACGTCTCCCGTACGTAG
- a CDS encoding GlxA family transcriptional regulator, which yields MHRVVVLALDGVYPFELSIPVRIFGTATDAGGAPLYEVVTCSLDRGPVRTSADFALAVEHGAEALDTADTLVIPPFACDPTEDRSWLPDELAGALTRLRPGARIVSICTASYVLAAAGLLDGRAATTHWNEADRFQRMFPQVKLDPDVLFVDDGDVLTAAGVAAGLDLCMHLVRRDHGSEVANRVARRCVIPPWREGGQAQFIERPVPEPSAATTSTTRDWALRQLHRPLSLSELAGHARMSVRTFSRRFRDEVGMTPGQWLTQQRVEHARRLLESTDLPVDRVAGEAGFGTAASLRQHLTAAIGVPPTAYRHTFRAGRPAAAGEPL from the coding sequence ATGCATCGAGTCGTCGTTCTCGCCCTCGACGGTGTCTATCCGTTCGAACTGAGCATCCCGGTCCGGATCTTCGGCACCGCGACGGACGCTGGGGGCGCCCCGCTCTACGAGGTGGTGACGTGCAGCCTCGACCGTGGCCCGGTCCGGACCAGCGCGGACTTCGCCCTGGCCGTGGAGCACGGCGCCGAGGCCCTCGACACGGCCGACACCCTGGTGATCCCGCCGTTCGCCTGCGACCCGACCGAGGACCGGAGCTGGCTCCCCGACGAGCTGGCCGGGGCGCTCACCCGTCTCCGACCGGGCGCGCGAATCGTGTCGATCTGCACCGCGTCGTACGTCCTCGCCGCCGCAGGTCTGCTCGACGGCCGCGCGGCGACCACGCACTGGAACGAGGCCGACCGTTTCCAACGGATGTTCCCGCAGGTCAAGCTCGATCCGGACGTGCTGTTCGTCGACGACGGCGACGTGCTCACGGCGGCGGGGGTGGCCGCCGGACTCGACCTGTGCATGCACCTCGTACGCCGCGACCACGGCAGCGAGGTCGCCAACCGGGTCGCCCGCCGATGCGTCATACCGCCCTGGCGCGAGGGCGGTCAGGCGCAGTTCATCGAACGGCCGGTGCCCGAGCCCTCGGCGGCCACCACGTCCACGACCCGCGACTGGGCACTCCGCCAGCTCCATCGACCACTCTCCCTGTCCGAGCTGGCCGGTCACGCCCGGATGAGTGTGCGCACGTTCTCCCGGCGCTTCCGGGACGAGGTCGGCATGACCCCCGGCCAGTGGTTGACCCAGCAACGCGTCGAACACGCCCGTCGGCTGCTGGAATCGACCGACCTCCCGGTCGACCGCGTCGCCGGCGAGGCGGGATTCGGAACGGCCGCCTCGTTGCGCCAACACCTGACCGCCGCGATCGGCGTGCCGCCGACGGCCTACCGCCACACGTTCCGCGCCGGCCGCCCGGCGGCGGCCGGCGAACCGCTCTGA
- a CDS encoding ferredoxin produces the protein MQVTADRTRCVGAGQCVLTDPAVFGQDDDGMVVVLDDRPPDDATVVRVREAVHICPGRALTLDEPGT, from the coding sequence ATGCAGGTGACCGCCGACCGGACCCGCTGCGTCGGCGCCGGCCAGTGCGTACTCACCGACCCCGCCGTGTTCGGCCAGGACGACGACGGCATGGTCGTCGTCCTCGACGACCGTCCCCCGGACGACGCGACGGTCGTCCGGGTGCGGGAGGCCGTCCACATCTGCCCCGGCCGGGCGCTGACCCTCGACGAACCCGGGACCTGA
- a CDS encoding NADP-dependent oxidoreductase, with translation MRAVSQDSLGGPEVLKVVEVDRPEPGISEVLVRVHAAGVNPTDWWHRATGGLLGDTPVRLGWDVSGVVEEVGLGVTMFAPGDEVFGMPRLPRPAGAYAEYVTSPARHLARKPAALSHVEAAALPVAALTAYQSLVDTARVRPGQRVLVHAAAGGVGHLAVQIAKAHGAYVIGTARAAKHAFVRGLGADEVVDYTHVDFASAVSDIDIVIDTIGGDYGPRSLRTLRPGGIVVSLTSPAEAYLAAEARERGLRAGFTIVEPDHAGMKAVAALVEAGQLRPEVDVVLPFDQVARAHEIGETGRTTGKIVLAVVG, from the coding sequence ATGCGCGCTGTCAGCCAGGACTCGCTCGGTGGACCCGAGGTGTTGAAGGTGGTCGAGGTGGACCGCCCGGAACCCGGGATCTCGGAGGTCCTCGTCCGGGTCCACGCGGCCGGCGTCAACCCGACCGACTGGTGGCACCGGGCCACCGGTGGCCTGCTGGGCGACACGCCGGTCCGGCTCGGATGGGACGTGTCCGGCGTGGTCGAGGAGGTCGGACTCGGCGTGACCATGTTCGCGCCGGGCGACGAGGTGTTCGGCATGCCGCGGTTACCCCGACCGGCGGGCGCGTACGCGGAGTACGTCACCTCCCCGGCCCGGCACCTCGCCCGCAAGCCGGCCGCGCTCTCCCACGTGGAGGCCGCCGCGCTGCCGGTGGCGGCGCTCACCGCGTACCAGTCGCTGGTCGACACCGCCCGGGTGCGCCCCGGCCAGCGGGTGCTGGTCCACGCCGCGGCGGGCGGCGTCGGCCACCTCGCCGTCCAGATCGCCAAGGCACACGGCGCGTACGTCATCGGTACGGCCCGCGCGGCCAAGCACGCCTTCGTGCGCGGCCTCGGCGCCGACGAGGTCGTCGACTACACGCATGTCGACTTCGCGTCGGCGGTGAGCGACATCGACATCGTGATCGACACCATCGGGGGTGACTACGGGCCGCGCTCACTGCGGACCCTGCGCCCCGGCGGCATCGTGGTGTCGCTCACCTCACCGGCGGAGGCCTACCTGGCGGCGGAGGCGCGCGAGCGTGGCCTCCGGGCCGGATTCACGATCGTCGAACCCGACCACGCGGGGATGAAGGCGGTCGCGGCGCTCGTCGAAGCCGGGCAGCTGCGCCCCGAGGTCGACGTGGTGCTGCCGTTCGACCAGGTGGCCCGGGCCCACGAGATCGGCGAGACCGGACGTACGACCGGAAAGATCGTCCTCGCCGTCGTCGGCTGA
- a CDS encoding ATP-binding cassette domain-containing protein: MEFAQQLVERAKADRVSSALMASSNGTYVNGRQVEQAALSDGDLLSFGHHQMVFDGIALHDYVDTGRVSLRAEGLRVTVGARNLLADVSFALDECSLLAVVGPSGAGKSTLLGALTGNRPAQAGTVRYQGRDLYAEYADLRHRIGLVPQDDILHRQLTVRRAMRYAAGLRFGTDVTPAERDRRIDEVLDQLALTAHADQRIDTLSGGRRKRTSVELLTEPSLLFLDEPTSGLDPALDRDVMHGLRELADRGRTVVVVTHSPLHLNVCDRVLVLARGGKVAYFGPPDELLDFFGAAEYADMFTAAAAEPDVWATRFAATRAPAAAPPPRQGWWRQMAILPRRTVAVTLADRLYAALSLGLPVGLAALLHVVPGSDGLGVPAQPLGRGTEAAELLVILITGAIFIGLAGGIRQFVGESAIYRRERAVGLAPGAYLSAKLAVFAVLNAFQAALFVLFGLFGRPARRHRTALLARSGPQRLGRRSRRRAARRLEQCLPAVRAPGAWGPPGRTASHRPAAEPGRVDFQ; this comes from the coding sequence ATGGAGTTCGCGCAGCAGCTGGTCGAGCGGGCCAAAGCCGACAGAGTCTCGTCGGCCCTGATGGCCTCCTCGAACGGCACGTACGTCAACGGGCGGCAGGTCGAGCAGGCGGCGCTCTCCGACGGCGACCTCCTCTCGTTCGGGCACCACCAGATGGTGTTCGACGGCATCGCCCTGCACGACTACGTCGACACCGGCCGGGTGTCGCTGCGCGCCGAGGGGCTGCGGGTCACGGTCGGCGCGCGGAACCTGCTCGCGGACGTCTCGTTCGCGCTGGACGAGTGCAGTCTGCTCGCAGTGGTCGGGCCGAGCGGTGCCGGGAAGTCGACGCTGCTGGGGGCGCTGACCGGCAACCGCCCGGCGCAGGCGGGCACGGTCCGTTACCAGGGCCGCGACCTCTACGCCGAGTACGCCGACCTGCGGCACCGCATCGGCCTGGTGCCGCAGGACGACATCCTGCACCGCCAGCTGACCGTACGCCGGGCGATGCGCTATGCGGCCGGACTGCGCTTCGGCACCGACGTGACGCCCGCGGAGCGGGACCGACGCATCGACGAGGTGCTCGACCAACTCGCCCTCACCGCGCACGCCGACCAGCGGATCGACACGCTCTCCGGCGGACGGCGCAAGCGCACCTCGGTGGAACTGCTCACCGAGCCGTCGCTGCTCTTCCTCGACGAGCCGACCTCGGGGCTCGATCCGGCGCTGGACCGTGACGTCATGCACGGCCTGCGCGAGCTGGCCGACCGGGGCCGGACCGTCGTGGTGGTGACGCACAGCCCGCTGCACCTGAACGTGTGCGACCGGGTGCTCGTCCTCGCCCGGGGCGGCAAGGTCGCCTACTTCGGCCCACCGGACGAGTTGCTCGACTTCTTCGGGGCGGCCGAGTACGCCGACATGTTCACCGCGGCCGCCGCCGAGCCGGACGTCTGGGCCACCCGGTTCGCGGCCACCCGCGCGCCGGCCGCCGCGCCGCCGCCGCGCCAGGGCTGGTGGCGGCAGATGGCGATCCTGCCCCGCCGCACGGTCGCCGTCACCCTCGCCGACCGGTTGTACGCGGCCCTCTCCCTGGGCCTGCCGGTGGGTCTCGCCGCCCTGCTGCACGTGGTCCCCGGGTCCGACGGTCTCGGCGTGCCTGCCCAACCACTCGGACGTGGCACCGAGGCCGCCGAGCTGCTGGTCATCCTGATCACCGGAGCGATCTTCATCGGGCTGGCCGGTGGGATCCGGCAGTTCGTCGGGGAGAGCGCCATCTACCGCCGGGAACGGGCGGTGGGCCTGGCGCCCGGGGCCTACCTCAGCGCGAAGCTCGCCGTGTTCGCGGTGCTGAACGCGTTCCAGGCGGCCCTGTTCGTCCTGTTCGGCCTGTTCGGCCGGCCGGCGCGCCGGCATCGAACAGCTCTCCTGGCTCGCTCCGGCCCGCAGAGACTCGGCCGCCGCTCTCGACGCCGTGCTGCGCGACGGCTGGAGCAGTGCCTGCCAGCTGTACGAGCACCTGGCGCGTGGGGGCCACCTGGTCGCACTGCCTCCCACCGGCCTGCGGCTGAGCCCGGACGAGTCGATTTTCAGTGA
- a CDS encoding RDD family protein, whose product MSNSTPPSVTWLIDSVTGRPVRRHPDTGVLYVRKAGWPHFWGRALDALVVMVVAGALMGAVHAANQDFALGTLGSAMSASTGGYVAVMVAVWFAVVVAYGMVWGSIGSLGDVVAGMRSVRISDGRRSGAWRGGWRAFWWSFAPFYLLVAIAAAFEGSGGDTFDSRYTAVDLRSGLARGHDPVPDAAASRPTAPTRVA is encoded by the coding sequence ATGAGCAACTCCACACCGCCGTCCGTCACCTGGTTGATCGACAGCGTGACCGGGCGGCCGGTACGTCGGCACCCGGACACCGGCGTCCTGTACGTCCGCAAGGCCGGCTGGCCGCACTTCTGGGGCCGGGCCCTGGACGCTCTCGTGGTGATGGTGGTGGCCGGGGCCCTGATGGGCGCGGTCCACGCGGCCAACCAGGACTTCGCGCTCGGCACGTTGGGTTCGGCCATGTCCGCCAGCACCGGCGGGTACGTCGCCGTCATGGTCGCCGTCTGGTTCGCGGTGGTCGTCGCGTACGGCATGGTCTGGGGCTCGATCGGCAGCCTCGGGGACGTCGTCGCCGGCATGCGCTCGGTCAGGATCTCCGACGGGCGGCGATCCGGCGCCTGGCGGGGAGGCTGGCGGGCCTTCTGGTGGTCCTTCGCCCCGTTCTACCTGCTGGTGGCCATCGCCGCCGCCTTCGAGGGCAGCGGCGGGGACACCTTCGACTCCAGGTACACCGCCGTCGACCTGCGTTCCGGCCTCGCCCGGGGCCACGATCCCGTTCCCGACGCGGCGGCCTCCCGCCCGACTGCGCCCACCCGGGTGGCGTGA
- a CDS encoding FGGY-family carbohydrate kinase, which translates to MAGGTRGPTLLAGVDVGTTHTKAGVYRTDGTPVAQRQAATPPDAEGLRDTALRLLAECVSVAPVPPVAVGLASMAETGVPLDADGEPIGELLHWQDRRAHREADHLAETVGRAPFFVATGLHPSAKLPLARWIWLRRHDPDRTRRMARWASSADLVLAALTGTVATSPTLAARTGAFDLRAMAYASDLLDLAGLRPDQMPPVVAADRVAGRVTPAMATRTGLPAGTPVVLAGHDHLAAAWAAGVRGPGRTADSMGTAEAVLTPVAAVPPMPATPTGISVGPFLDGRSYCLISGLSSSGGLVDWWLERFAPPDCPDRYRWFTDLVGATTDRPPTGITVLPYLHGRASPQPEPHRALSFHGVRPEHDLADLGRAVLEGLCMQVRWMLESQVATSGHRPDAVTVFGGPTANPTWMRIKAAVMPVPVVVLPDHRSAVLGAAQLAGRAIGVEDGPPDPPPPRPAAAPHPAWETAYRSRFLPLATSPDPSGSEETP; encoded by the coding sequence ATGGCGGGGGGAACACGTGGGCCGACGTTGCTGGCCGGTGTGGACGTCGGCACCACACACACCAAGGCCGGGGTCTACCGAACCGACGGCACCCCCGTGGCGCAGCGTCAGGCGGCCACCCCGCCGGACGCCGAGGGGCTGCGGGACACCGCCCTGCGACTGCTCGCCGAGTGCGTTTCGGTCGCCCCCGTACCGCCGGTGGCCGTCGGTCTGGCCAGCATGGCCGAGACCGGGGTGCCGCTCGACGCCGACGGCGAGCCGATCGGCGAGCTGCTGCACTGGCAGGACCGCCGGGCCCACCGGGAGGCCGACCACCTCGCCGAGACGGTCGGCCGCGCGCCGTTCTTCGTCGCGACCGGCCTGCACCCGAGCGCGAAGCTGCCGCTGGCCCGCTGGATCTGGCTGCGGCGGCACGACCCCGACCGGACCCGGCGGATGGCCCGCTGGGCGAGCAGCGCGGACCTGGTACTGGCCGCCCTCACCGGGACGGTCGCCACCAGCCCGACCCTGGCCGCCCGGACCGGCGCGTTCGACCTCCGGGCCATGGCGTACGCGTCCGACCTGCTCGACCTGGCGGGTCTGCGGCCCGACCAGATGCCCCCGGTGGTCGCCGCCGACCGGGTCGCCGGCCGGGTCACCCCGGCCATGGCGACCCGCACCGGTCTGCCGGCCGGTACCCCGGTCGTCCTCGCCGGCCACGACCACCTCGCCGCGGCCTGGGCCGCCGGGGTCCGGGGTCCCGGCCGGACGGCCGACTCGATGGGGACGGCCGAGGCGGTCCTCACCCCGGTCGCCGCAGTGCCGCCGATGCCCGCCACGCCCACCGGCATCTCGGTCGGCCCCTTCCTCGACGGCCGGTCGTACTGCCTGATCAGCGGCCTGTCGAGCAGCGGCGGCCTGGTCGACTGGTGGCTGGAGCGCTTCGCGCCGCCGGACTGCCCGGACCGGTACCGCTGGTTCACCGACCTCGTCGGTGCCACCACCGACCGTCCACCCACCGGCATCACCGTGCTGCCCTACCTGCACGGGCGGGCCAGCCCGCAGCCGGAGCCGCACCGTGCCCTGTCGTTCCACGGCGTCCGCCCGGAACACGACCTCGCCGACCTCGGCCGCGCGGTCCTCGAAGGGCTGTGCATGCAGGTGCGCTGGATGCTGGAGAGCCAGGTGGCGACCAGCGGCCACCGGCCGGACGCGGTGACGGTCTTCGGTGGCCCCACCGCCAACCCCACCTGGATGAGGATCAAGGCGGCCGTCATGCCGGTGCCCGTGGTGGTCCTGCCCGACCACCGGTCCGCCGTGCTCGGTGCCGCGCAACTCGCCGGCCGGGCGATCGGCGTCGAGGACGGCCCGCCCGACCCGCCACCACCCCGACCCGCCGCCGCGCCCCACCCGGCGTGGGAGACGGCGTACCGCTCCCGATTCCTACCGTTGGCCACCAGCCCCGACCCTTCCGGCAGTGAGGAAACCCCGTGA
- a CDS encoding peptidoglycan-binding domain-containing protein — translation MLNRRRLLVSAAAATAAVAVGRPAAAVLPQVNMEALIKAAQIDPRRADSAITTGSKDSVLLVERALQARGLLASTYVDGHFGTSTVAAYAAYQRSLGYSGLDATGLPGITSLRLLGEQRFTVVQPLSPGGVVAFRGVSVNTRTRAMLLEAERLLGAQLVVTQGSYTSGNSTSAGTHDGGGVLDLSVSGMTTTYRTTVVQRLRLVGFAAWLRTPSQGDWPYHIHAVALADTDQSAPAQHQAGDYYLGLNGLANRAPDDGPAVSPKRTWEEYQRTL, via the coding sequence TTGCTGAACAGAAGACGCCTGCTCGTCAGCGCCGCTGCCGCGACGGCCGCGGTCGCCGTCGGGCGACCGGCCGCCGCGGTCCTGCCCCAGGTCAACATGGAGGCGCTGATCAAGGCCGCGCAGATCGATCCCCGGCGCGCGGACAGCGCCATCACCACCGGCAGCAAGGACAGCGTGCTGCTGGTGGAACGCGCGTTGCAGGCCCGTGGCCTGCTCGCCAGCACCTACGTGGACGGGCACTTCGGCACCAGCACCGTCGCCGCCTACGCCGCGTACCAGCGTTCCCTGGGATACTCCGGCCTCGACGCCACCGGCCTGCCCGGGATCACCTCCCTGCGGCTGCTCGGCGAGCAGCGCTTCACCGTCGTCCAGCCCCTCTCCCCGGGCGGTGTCGTCGCCTTCCGGGGCGTGAGCGTGAACACCCGCACCAGGGCCATGCTGCTGGAGGCGGAGCGGCTTCTCGGCGCCCAACTGGTCGTCACCCAGGGCTCCTACACCTCCGGCAACTCGACCTCCGCCGGCACCCACGACGGTGGCGGAGTACTCGACCTGTCGGTGAGCGGCATGACGACGACCTACCGCACCACGGTCGTGCAGCGCCTCCGCCTGGTCGGCTTCGCCGCCTGGCTCCGCACCCCGTCCCAGGGGGACTGGCCGTACCACATCCACGCCGTCGCGCTCGCCGACACCGACCAGTCCGCCCCGGCCCAGCACCAGGCCGGGGACTACTACCTCGGGCTCAACGGGCTCGCCAACCGCGCCCCCGACGACGGGCCCGCCGTCAGCCCCAAGCGGACCTGGGAGGAGTACCAACGAACCCTCTGA
- a CDS encoding cytochrome P450: protein MTNFRLLPLERTCPYAPPAEHLQLQRDAPVARVTLPDGSWAWALSRLDDIRAVLTDPRFSSDRRREGYPLVTAELRAAFSSERPSMIGLDPPEHGAARRAVVGEFTVRRMNALRPRIQQIVDECIDAMLAGPCPTDLVAALSLPVPSLVICELLGVPYADHEFFQSRSATLLGRSTPTVERRAAVTEVREYMAGLIAEKTRTPADDLLGRQIARGADPGELAGLGFLLLVAGHETTANMISLGTMALLERPEALAALKDDPAVTPRAVEELLRYFTIAELATSRVAREDVEVGGVLIRAGEGVITLANTANRDPAAFAHGDTLDIGRQARHHLAFGFGPHQCLGQNLARIELQIVFDTLFARVPGLALAAPVEELPFKDDAGVYGLYSLPVTWEEA from the coding sequence ATGACCAATTTTCGACTGCTTCCGCTGGAACGCACCTGCCCCTACGCCCCGCCGGCCGAGCACCTCCAACTGCAACGGGACGCACCCGTGGCCCGGGTGACGCTGCCGGACGGATCGTGGGCGTGGGCGCTGAGCCGACTCGACGACATCCGCGCGGTCCTGACCGATCCGAGGTTCAGTTCCGACCGCAGGCGGGAGGGGTACCCGCTGGTCACCGCCGAACTGCGCGCCGCGTTCTCCTCCGAGCGACCGTCCATGATCGGGCTCGATCCGCCGGAGCACGGGGCGGCGCGACGGGCGGTCGTCGGGGAGTTCACCGTCCGACGGATGAACGCGCTGCGTCCCCGCATCCAGCAGATCGTCGACGAGTGCATCGATGCCATGCTCGCCGGGCCGTGCCCGACCGACCTCGTGGCCGCGCTGTCGTTACCGGTGCCGTCCCTGGTCATCTGCGAGCTGCTCGGTGTGCCGTACGCCGACCACGAGTTCTTCCAGAGCCGCTCCGCCACGCTGCTGGGTCGCTCCACCCCGACCGTCGAGCGTCGTGCGGCGGTCACCGAGGTCCGTGAGTACATGGCGGGACTCATCGCCGAGAAGACGCGGACGCCGGCCGACGACCTGCTCGGCCGCCAGATCGCCCGGGGCGCGGACCCGGGGGAGCTGGCGGGCCTCGGATTCCTGCTGCTGGTCGCCGGGCACGAGACCACCGCCAACATGATCTCGCTGGGCACGATGGCGCTGCTGGAACGGCCGGAGGCGCTGGCCGCGCTGAAGGACGATCCCGCCGTCACGCCCCGGGCCGTCGAGGAACTGCTCCGCTACTTCACGATCGCCGAGCTCGCCACCTCCCGGGTCGCGCGGGAGGACGTGGAGGTCGGCGGTGTCCTGATCCGCGCCGGCGAGGGCGTCATCACGCTCGCCAACACCGCGAACCGCGACCCGGCCGCGTTCGCCCACGGCGACACCCTCGACATCGGGCGCCAGGCCCGTCACCACCTCGCGTTCGGCTTCGGCCCCCATCAGTGCCTCGGGCAGAACCTCGCCCGGATCGAACTCCAGATCGTCTTCGACACCCTCTTCGCCCGGGTCCCCGGCCTCGCGCTCGCGGCGCCCGTCGAGGAGCTGCCGTTCAAGGACGACGCCGGTGTCTACGGCCTCTACTCCCTCCCGGTCACCTGGGAGGAGGCATGA
- a CDS encoding M23 family metallopeptidase, which produces MVTRLLRMAAATLLAAAAAVVVPASAAMAAPTFKVPFPCGQSWSGQTRTDHSPAYAIDFNRTDDLGDPVVASAPGTVDVVTDLGGTSYGKYVRINHGNGYTTYYAHLNGFNVSVGQSVGYGRVIGYVGSTGGSTGPHLHYEQRLNGNDIQIRFNGALALYWGTMTYTSDNGCSSGAGSGTVNTSGTALTVRSGPGTGYSAVGTVADGTRVTIYCQTTGTTVTGTYGTSNIWDRIGSGRYIADAYVHTGYDGFIPGVPRC; this is translated from the coding sequence ATGGTCACCCGTCTGCTCCGAATGGCGGCGGCTACCCTGCTCGCCGCCGCCGCTGCCGTGGTCGTCCCGGCGTCCGCGGCGATGGCCGCTCCGACGTTCAAGGTCCCGTTCCCGTGCGGGCAGTCCTGGTCGGGGCAGACCAGGACCGATCACAGCCCGGCCTACGCCATCGACTTCAACCGCACGGACGACCTCGGCGACCCGGTCGTGGCGAGCGCACCCGGCACCGTCGACGTGGTGACCGACCTCGGCGGCACCAGCTACGGCAAGTACGTGCGGATCAACCACGGCAACGGGTACACCACCTACTACGCCCACCTCAACGGCTTCAACGTCTCGGTAGGACAGAGCGTGGGCTACGGGCGGGTGATCGGCTACGTCGGCAGCACCGGCGGGTCGACCGGCCCGCACCTGCACTACGAGCAGCGCCTCAACGGCAACGACATCCAGATCCGGTTCAACGGTGCCCTCGCGCTGTACTGGGGCACCATGACCTACACCAGCGACAACGGCTGCTCCAGCGGCGCCGGCTCCGGCACCGTGAACACCAGCGGCACCGCGCTGACCGTCCGCTCCGGCCCGGGTACGGGCTACAGCGCCGTGGGCACCGTCGCCGACGGCACCCGGGTCACCATCTACTGCCAGACCACCGGCACCACCGTCACCGGCACCTACGGCACCAGCAACATCTGGGACCGGATCGGCTCCGGCCGGTACATCGCCGACGCCTACGTCCACACCGGCTACGACGGCTTCATCCCGGGCGTACCCCGCTGCTAG
- a CDS encoding four-carbon acid sugar kinase family protein → MAKTVVLDDDPTGTQSASGVRVLLRWDADRLTETLRGVDAVYLQTNSRAIDAAAAVALGRRIRAEIEAASTALGERVDVVLRGDSTLRGHVFAETDVFTGDDTPILFLPAFPAGGRTTLGGVHYVLVDRVRTPAHETEYAADPVSGFRHGDLVGYVRETW, encoded by the coding sequence GTGGCGAAGACGGTCGTACTCGACGATGATCCCACCGGCACCCAGTCCGCCAGCGGAGTCCGCGTGCTGCTGCGCTGGGACGCCGACCGGCTGACCGAGACGCTGCGCGGCGTGGACGCGGTCTACCTCCAGACCAATTCCCGGGCGATCGACGCTGCGGCGGCCGTGGCACTCGGTCGGCGCATCCGCGCCGAGATCGAGGCCGCCTCCACCGCCCTGGGCGAGCGGGTCGACGTCGTCCTGCGCGGCGACTCGACCCTGCGGGGGCACGTCTTCGCCGAGACCGACGTCTTCACCGGCGACGACACGCCGATCCTGTTTCTGCCGGCCTTCCCGGCCGGCGGACGGACCACCCTCGGCGGGGTGCACTACGTGCTGGTCGACAGGGTGCGGACCCCCGCGCACGAGACGGAGTACGCGGCCGACCCGGTCTCCGGCTTCCGTCACGGCGACCTGGTCGGCTACGTACGGGAGACGTGGTAG